A window of the Helianthus annuus cultivar XRQ/B chromosome 4, HanXRQr2.0-SUNRISE, whole genome shotgun sequence genome harbors these coding sequences:
- the LOC110935764 gene encoding uncharacterized protein LOC110935764 → MISNEVARVAPFYHRTWQRVPDETKRDIYTTIYQYFDLVSFEDTSEWPGVQLGIQAECQRSYSTRKSKYKSHYDTYEDVETAKNNPPDDFASEPERWIEIIDRLYQDPRYINQCEKNRQNRTKLRYTSYHGTQSYAQKRHMRLPGHTNPIEGFKSSHRKEDTGWVNETASLDHEKILAEARRMERDVGDLSPNDQIECMKNALGERHGHIKGVGHVVRKPTPEVSSGRQLTPREYWQQNVGNVIEENIAKRVEEQVQRNEQEFHRRVEEQVQRQVNQQLAQLQEEMRQQFNQQLEKITSTFKRKEQVINRQFRLLPGNRGDSSGRRDYRGDSSGSRDGSGSRDGSGDDEDDG, encoded by the exons ATGATATCAAATGAAGTTGCAAGGGTTGCTCCTTTTTATCACCGTACTTGGCAGCGTGTTCCAGATGAAACAAAAAGAGATATATATACCACAATTTAT CAATATTTTGATCTTGTTTCGTTTGAAGACACAAGTGAGTGGCCAGGTGTACAGCTCGGAATTCAGGCCGAGTGTCAAAGAAGCTACTCGACACGGAAATCGAAATATAAGTCACATTATGATACATATGAAGATGTTGAAACTGCAAAGAATAATCCGCCGGACGACTTTGCATCTGAACCAGAAAGGTGGATTGAGATTATTGATCGGTTGTACCAAGATCCGAGATATATAAACCAATGTGAAAAAAACAGACAAAATAGAACAAAATTGCGCTATACAAGTTATCATGGAACTCAGTCATATGCGCAAAAACGACATATGCGG CTGCCCGGGCACACAAATCCTATTGAAGGTTTTAAATCATCCCACAGGAAAGAAGACACGGGATGGGTAAACGAGACCGCATCATTGGACCAT GAAAAGATTCTAGCAGAAGCTCGAAGGATGGAACGTGATGTTGGTGATTTATCACCAAATGATCAAATTGAATGTATGAAAAACGCTCTAGGGGAAAGGCATGGTCATATAAAAGGTGTTGGACATGTGGTGAGAAAGCCAACCCCGGAGGTGTCCTCAGGTAGACAACTCACCCCACGAGAATATTGGCAACAAAATGTTGGTAATGTAATTGAAGAAAATATTGCAAAACGAGTGGAAGAACAAGTACAAAGAAATGAACAAGAGTTTCATAGACGAGTTGAAGAGCAAGTTCAAAGACAAGTTAACCAACAATTGGCACAATTGCAAGAAGAGATGCGGCAACAATTTAACCAACAATTGGAAAAAATTACAAGTACTTTTAAAAGAAAGGAGCAAGTTATAAATAGACAATTTCGACTTCTACCTGGTAATCGTGGTGATAGTAGTGGTAGGCGTGATTATAGGGGTGATAGTAGTGGTAGTCGTGATGGTAGTGGTAGTCGTGATGGTagtggtgatgatgaagatgatggttaG